The genomic interval GGCCGAGGACGTAGACATCGTCATCGACGACAAGGACCTTCGGATCGACGTCTACCGCGCCCAGGGCGCCGGCGGCCAGCACGTCAACAAGACCGAGAGCGCGGTGCGCATCACGCATCTTCCGACCGGCATCGCCATCGCCCAGCAGACCGAGAAGTCGCAGCACAAGAACAAGGCGGCGGCGATGAAGATGCTGAAGGCCAAGCTCTACGACATGGAGCGCGAGCGGGTGGATTCGGCCCGCGCCTCGACGCGCAAATCGCTGGTCGGCTCGGGCGACCGCTCCGAGCGCATCCGCACCTACAATTTCCCGCAAGGCCGCGTCACCGATCACCGCATCAACCTGACGCTCTATAAGCTCGACCGCATCATCTCCGGCGACGATCTGGGCGAGATCATCGACGCGCTGGTGGCGCAGGACCAGGCCGACCGTCTGACCGCGATGGAAGAGGAAGGGTGAGCGATCCGCTCGCCGCCGCCGTCGCCCGCCTGCGCGAAGCCGGCGTCGACAACCCGCGCCTGGACGCAAGACTGCTGTGGGAGTTCGCACGCTCTCTTTCCTCCCCCGCCGTTGCGGGGGAGGGGGACCGCGAAGCGGTGGAGGGGGCCGCCGCCGGTAGGCTCTTCGACACCCTGAGCGCCCGCCGCGCCGCGCGCGAGCCGCTCGCCTACATCACCGGCACCAAGGAATTCTGGAGCGTCGCCTTCGCCGTCGGCCCCGGCGTCCTGATCCCGCGCCCCGACACCGAAACCCTGATCGAGGAGCTGATCCGCCTCTACCCCGACCGCTCCGCGCCGCTGTCGATCCTCGACCTCGGCACCGGCTCGGGCTGCCTCCTGGTCGCGGCGCTGACGGAGTACCCGGCCGCCCATGGCGTCGGCATCGACGCCTCGCCCGAGGCGCTGGCCTGGGCCCGGCGCAACGTCGCCGCCCACGGCCTGGAGGCCCGCGCCAGCCTGATCGAGACCGCCTGGCCGGAGGAGGCCAGCCCCGGCTTCGACGTCCTCCTGTCCAACCCGCCCTACATCCCGACCGCCGAGATCGACACCCTGGAGCCCGAGGTTTCGCGCCACGAGCCGCGTCCGGCGCTGGACGGCGGGCCGGACGGCCTGGACGCATACCGCGCCTTGGCCCCGCGAATCGCCCGGCTCTTGAAGCCCTCCGGTTCCGCCATTTTGGAGTTCGGCGCCGGCCAAGCCGATGCTGTCACCGCCATCATGGCGTCCGAAGGTCTCCGGACCATGAAAATTGCGCCAGATTTGGCCGGAATCCCGCGATGTACGGTCGTAAAATCGGCGGCCCGCTCTATATAGAAAACAGTTGGAAATCGGCCCCCGAGCCGTTAGTTTCCCGGCCCGTGGGGACATAGGGACCCTGCCGGCAGTCGATCGCAATCGATCGGGGGGGCCGGAAAGCGGCCAGGCCGCGGTTCTTGTGCAAAGCGAAAGACGAGCCCTGCATTGCTGTGGCAGCCGGATTTGCGCGGAGCGCGGCCCGTGGGCGGCAAAGGCGCTTCCATCGCGCGCAGCAAAGCGATGCTCGTCCTCTGAAGGTTAGGGGCAGAAGTGAAACGTTCACGCAGAGGCGGCCGCAGGCCGCAACACGCAGGCGGCGGCGGTCATAACAATGGCGGCGGCGGCGGAGGTGGCGGCAACGTCCACAATCCGAACCGGACGTTCGATTCCTCGGGTCCGGAGGTGAAGATTCGCGGCTCGGCCTCGAATGTCTACGAAAAATACCTCCAGCTCGCCCGCGACGCCAATGCGTCGGGGGACCGGGTGATGGCGGAGAACTATCTCCAGCACGCCGAGCACTATTACCGCATCATGGCGGCGCAGCAGGCCCAGCTTCAGCAATACCAGCAGCAGCAGGCCCTGCAGCAGCAGCAGCCGCGCGGCGGCAATGGGAACGGAAACGGCAATGGCGGCGGCGACCAGCCCTATGTCCAGCCGCAGCCCGCCCAGAGCGCGCCGTCCTTCTCCCTCGCCGAGAGCGAGGAAGAGGGCGAAGAGGAAGCCGCGGAGTAAATCCGCGCTTGCCGTTTGATCTCGCGACGCGCTCCGGCAACGGGGCGCGTTTGCGTTTGTGCCCGGCCCCCTTGAAGAGTACGGACCGGGAACCCAATTACCCTCTGGAACGGGGCGCCCCTGAGGGGCCTTATTCCAAATCAAACGAGACTCGCCCGGGCGGCTCTACAAGGCGTCCTCAGGGACGAGGGCTTGAGAGGCGAAAATGGACGCAGAGAAATTCACCGAGCGGGCGCGCGGCTTCATGCAATCCGCGCAAGGGTTGGCCCTCCGCTCCAACCACCAGTACTTCACCCCCGAACATCTCCTGAAGGTCCTCATCGACGATGAGGAAGGCCTCGCGGCCCGCCTGATCGCGGCCGCCGGCGGCAAGCCGGAACAGGTCCGGGGCGGCGTCGAGCGCGCGCTGGCGAAGCTCCCCCAGGTCCAGGGCCAGTCCGGCCAGGTCTACCTGTCGTCCGACGCGGCCAAGCTGTTCGACAATGCCGAGCAGATCGCCAAGAAGGCCGGCGACAGCTTCGTCACCGCCGAATACCTGCTGCTCGCGTTGACGGTCTCCGGCAACACCGAGAGCGCCAGGATCCTGAAGGACGCCGGCGTCACCGCGCTGAACCTGAACAAGGCGATCGCCGACCTGCGCCAGGGCCGCCATGCCGACAGCGCCACGGCCGAGAACAGCTATGACGCGCTCAAGAAATACGCCCGCGACCTCACCGAGGCCGCGCGCACCGGCAAGCTCGACCCGGTGATAGGGCGGGACGAAGAAATCCGCCGCACCATCCAGGTGCTGGCGCGCCGCACCAAGAACAATCCCGTCCTGATCGGCGAGCCCGGCGTCGGCAAGACCGCCATCGCCGAGGGCCTCGCCCTGCGCATCGTCAATGGCGACGTGCCGGAGAGCTTGCGCAACAAGAAGCTGATGGCGCTCGACATGGGCTCGCTGATCGCCGGCGCGAAATTCCGCGGCGAGTTCGAGGAGCGGCTGAAGGCCGTGCTGGGCGAAGTCACTTCCGCCGAGGGCAACATCATCCTCTTCATCGACGAGCTGCACACTCTGGTCGGGGCCGGCGCGTCCGAGGGATCGATGGACGCCTCCAACCTGCTCAAGCCGGCGCTGGCGCGCGGCGAGCTGCATTGCGTCGGCGCCACCACGCTCAACGAATACCGCAAATATGTCGAGAAGGACGCCGCTCTGGCGCGGCGCTTCCAGCCCGTCTTCGTCAACGAGCCGACGGTGGAGGACACCATCTCCATCCTGCGCGGCCTCAAGGAGAAGTACGAGGTCCATCACGGCGTGCGCATCACCGACAGCGCGCTCGTCGCCGCGGCGCAGCTTTCCAACCGCTACATCACCGACCGCTTCCTGCCCGACAAGGCCATCGACCTGATGGACGAGGCGGCGTCGCGCCTGCGCATGCAGGTCGACTCCAAGCCGGAAGAGCTCGACGAGCTCGACCGCCGCATCATGCAGCTCAAGATCGAGCAGGCGGCGCTCAAGAAGGAAACCGACGCCGCGTCGAAGGACCGGCTGAAGACCCTGGAGCACGACCTCGCCGAGCTCGAGGAGAAGGCCAACGTCCTCTCCGCCAAATGGCAGGAGGAGAAGAAATCGGTCCAGGACGTCCAGGGCCTGAAGGAACAACTCGACAAGGCCCGCATGGAGGTCGAGGTCGCGCAGCGCAAGGGCGACTTCGCCCGCGCCGGCGAGCTCAGCTATGGCGTGATCCCCGGTCTCGAGCGCCAGCTCAAGGCCATCGAGGACAAGGAGACCAACTCCCTCGCCAAGGAAGCGGTGACGCCCGAGCAGATCGCCGCCGTCGTGTCGCGCTGGACCGGCATCCCGGTCGACAAGATGCTGGAAGGCGAGAAGGACAAGCTCCTCAAGATGGAAGATGCGCTGGAGCAGCGCGTCGTCGGCCAGCACGAGGCGGTGCGCGCCATCGCCAACGCGGTGCGTCGCGCCCGCGCGGGATTGCAGGACCCCAACCGTCCCATCGGCTCGTTCCTGTTCCTGGGCCCCACCGGCGTCGGCAAGACCGAGCTGACCAAGGCGCTCGCCTCCTTCCTGTTCGACGACGACACCGCCATGGTGCGCATCGACATGTCCGAGTTCATGGAGAAGCATTCCGTGGCGCGTCTCATCGGCGCCCCGCCGGGCTATGTCGGATACGAAGAGGGCGGCGTGCTCACCGAAGCGGTGCGCCGGCGGCCCTATCAGGTGATCCTGTTCGACGAGGTCGAGAAGGCCCATTCGGACGTGTTCAACGTGCTGCTCCAGGTGCTGGACGACGGGCGCCTGACCGACGGGCAGGGCCGCACCGTGGACTTCAAGAACACGGTGATCATCCTGACCTCCAATCTCGGCACCGAACTGCTTTCGACCGGCGAGGAGACCCGCGAGGCCCGCGCCGCCGTGCTGCAGGCCGTCAAGGCGCATTTCCGGCCCGAATTCCTGAACCGGCTGGACGAGATCATCCTGTTCCACCGGCTCTCCCGTGCGAACATGGACAAGATCGTGGAGATCCAGCTCGGCCGCCTCGAGAAGCTGCTCGCCGACCGCAAGATCGAGATCACGCTGGACAAGCGCGCCACCGAATGGCTCGCCAATGCCGGCTACGACCCGGTCTATGGCGCGCGCCCCTTGAAGCGCGTGATCCAGCGCCGCCTGCAGGACCCGCTCGCCCAGCTTCTGCTGGAGGGCAAGATCCTCGACGGCTCGAAGGTGAAGGTCTCGACCGGCAAGAACGGGCTGACGATCGACGGCGTCGAATTCGCCACCGGCGAAGACGACGTCGACATCGACCACACCCCGCAGGTCAGCCGAGCGGTCCATTAAGACTCCGCGCAGCGGGGAGCGACCCCGATCGGTGTCATCCGCCGCGAATGCGGCGGACCAGGTGATATCTGCACGGCAGGCGTCACCTGGGTCCGCCGCATTCGCGGGGCATGACACTTAAGGGTCGGCAGGTTGTCCGATATCCGCATATGCAGCGCACCGTCGCCGCCCCGCTGGTGCCTTGTCGCCGCCCCGCGACGTCATCATGAATATTTAAACAATACTTCAGGTAGCCGCTGTTATTTTCGGTGAAATAGGCGATAGACTTCAGATAGACGGAGGAGGCAAGCACATGGCTGAACCGACACCGGTCGATGGGGTGATTACCGATTCCCTCACCCAGTCCAATGTTACGGTCCTGGGCGACGCGCCCGCGATCGCCATGGGCAATCTCTACCAGGCGACGGCCCAGGCGCTCGCCAATGCGGCGCACAACGCGACGAGCGCGCAGCAGCAATCCAACATCACGGCCCAAGCCGCGACGACCATGGGCGTGTCGACGCTGTATTCAATCGACACCGCCAGCACCGGCCAGGCGACCGGCAAGATTCTCGGCAACGCCGCGACCGCCAGCAAGGATTCCTGACATGGCCATCCCGACACCCGTCAACGGGCAGATCACCGACGCCGTCACCCAATCCAACCTCACGGTCGTCGGCCAGGCGCCGGCCATGGCGCTGGGCAATCTGCTGCAGGTCTCGGCCCAGGCCTTCGGCCTGATGATGCAGAACGCCGCCGCCGCGCAGCAGCAGCTCAATATCACCGCGCAGGCGGTGACGACCCAGGGCGCCGTCGTCCTGTCGTCCTCGGCGTCGGCCTCCGCCGCCAAGCTGGCGCAGTCCGACGTGCCGGACAATCTGCTCTCGCTGCTCGCCGCGCTACGCGCCGGCACCGGTCCGATCCCGAGCTGACCTTCGAACAGGAGCGTGCCGATGTCCGATCCGCAGACGCCCGGTGCGCCGCCGCCGGGCGAGACCGCCGAACCGCCTTTCCACCAGGCCGAGCAGGAAGAAACGGCGCGCGCCGAAACCGGCGGCGCGGACGATCCGCTCAACGGCCAGATCACGGCCGCCGTCGCGGCCGTGGAAGCCGCCATCGAGGACGCCATGGCGGTTGCCGCCGCGTCGCTGGCGCAGGTCGTCGCGCAATCGGCCGGCCTCGCCATGCTGAACGCCGTCAACGCGCAACAGAACGCCTACATCACCGCCAACGCCACCGTGGCGGCGACGGTGGCGCGCATTCTCTCGGCGCGCGAGGTCGTCACGAAGGAGCCCGCCGATGTCTGATCCGGTCGATCCGCCGGTCGATGTCGGCGACAGCTATGCGATGGTGGCGCAGGCCTGCGCGCTGGCGATCCAGGACGCAGTGGCCCATCTGCGCAATGTGGAGATCGTCGCCAACGCCGTCATCGGCGTAGCGCAGGAGCGGCTGATCAGCGGCACCAACGGCCCCGACCCGGCCGCCGCCATCGCGACGGCCCAGGAGACGATCGTCGCGGCGGTCAGGACTCTCGAAACGATCAGCGCCACCGCCGGCAAGATCCTCGCGGACTTCCCGCGCGGGTAGGGACCCCAAAAATATTGTCATGCCGACGACGCGGGAATGACACTCTGGAATAAGCCGATCAACCGCAGGCCGGCGCTCTACCGATACCCCCGCCACAGCCACTCCAGCGCGTCCGGCAGCGTCTCTTCGGTCACGCGCGGATCGACATGTACCGCGCCCTTCGCCAGCACATAGCGGTAGTCGTAGCCCTTGGCCTTCAGCACCGCCGCCATCCGCGCATTCGCCAGCGGCCAGTTGTGCCAAGTCTCTTCCGGATCGTCGAAATGCAGGTCCTTCTCGCCCACCTCCATCCAGACGCGGATCGGCTTCTTCGGCGCGTCGGCGATGAGACGGTCGTGATACTCCCACGCCCCGCGCGGCGTCGCTACGTTGGGCGGCGATTGCTGGTTCACGAAGGTGCCCGAATAGGACAGCACCTTGCCGTAACGCTCGGGATGGAACCACGCCATGGTGAAAGCGCAGGCCGCGCCCGAGCTCGCGCCCATCGTCGCGCGCCCGTTCGGGTCGCTTGTCAGCGTCACGCCCGTCTCCGCCACGACGCGCGGCAGCACCTCCGCCTCGATGAAATCGCTGTAGACGCCCGACACCGTGTCGTACTCCAGCCCGCGCTCCGAGCCCTGCGCGTCGCCGCCGCCGCTGTCGACGAACACCGCGACCATGGCCGGTATCCGCCCCTGCGCGATCAGATTGTCGAGCACGCGCGGCATCACCTTCATATAGCCATAGCCGTCCTGCACCACCATGAACGGCGCCGCCGTCCCGCGCGCATACTGCTTCGGCACATAGACCCACACGGTGCGCGTATAGGGCAGGGGCATGGACTGCTCGTGCGCCGCCGCCGCGATCCGGTTGCCGTAAGCATCGCGCCGCTTCGTGATCGCGTTCTCGATCCGCGCGATGCCCGGATAGAATCTGCTGTCGCCCGAATACATCGCGAAGGCCTTGATCTCGCCGACCGGCACGCCCGCCGCGACGCGCGTCTCCGGCGCCGCCGCATAATCCGGCCCGATGACGATGTCGGCCGGCTCCCCCGCCAGCGCGGCGCCCGTCATTGCAAGCCCCGCGAATATGCAGGACAGCCCCCTCCGCATCGTCCCCTCATGCCCCCGCGACTTCCTTCGTGATCACATCGAACTTCACCAGGTCCGCCCGCCCGAAGGCGGTGGAGAGCGCCACATCCGCCGCGTCGCGCCCGCGCGCCATCAGGATGCGGCCGATGCGCGGCTTGTTGTGGCGCGCGTCCCAGCTATGCCAGGCCCCGCCGAGATAGACGTCGAACCAGGCGCTGAAATCCATCGGCGAGGGATCCTCCGGCACGCCGATATCGCCGAGATAGCCGGTGCAATAGCGCGCCGGGATGTTCATGCAGCGGCACAGCGCGATCGCCAGATGGGCGTAGTCGCGGCACACGCCGCTCCGCTCCATGTAGGCGTCATGCGCCGTGCGGTCCGAGCGGGCGTTCTGATAGCTGAAGGCGATGCGGTCATGCGTGAAGTCGGTGATCGCCTTCACCCGCGGCCAGCCGGGCTCGATATGGCCGAACTGCGCCCAGGCGAAATCGGCCAGCTTGTCGGTGTCGCAATAGCGGCTGCCGAGCAGGAAGATGAGCAGCTCGTCCGGCAGGGAATCGATCTCCGCCTGCCAGGCGCCGTTCGGAACGTGGTCCGGCAAGCCGCTGTCGTGGATCAGGAAGTCGTTGGTGACATGCGTCACGCCCGCCGGCACCACCAGCCGCGTGCACAGATTGCCGAACACGTCGTGGTAGGTACGGAAGCGCACGCCGCGGTCGACCGCGAAATTCTCCGGCGCCAGGAGGTCGCCGATCCGCTCGGACCGCACATGCAGCATCAGGAGCAGGGGGGTCTGCGCGGTGCATTCGAAGGCGATGTCGTACCCGCACCGGATCAGCAAACCGTACCTCCAGACTTCAACGCATGCGCACCACGCGCTTGTGGCCGCCAGGTTCCTCGGCCACGACGTCGACCTCGACGTCCATGCCCAGATAATCGGCCGCCTCGCCGTCCCACGTCCCCGACAGCGGCACGGCCTGCACCGGATCGCGCACCACCGCGACGCGGATCAGGTCGCGATTGCCGACAAGGCCGTTGGTCGGGTCGAATTCGGCCCAGCCGCCGCTCGGAAGGAATACGCGCACCCAGGCATGAGTGTTCCCGCCGCCCCGGTGCGCCGGCCGGTCGTCGCGCTCGGGCACGTAGAGATAGCCCGACACGAAGCGCGTGGCGAGGCCGAGCGACCGCGCCGCCTCCATCATCAGGACCGCGAAATCGCGGCAGGTGCCGCGCCCCAGCGCCAGCGTCTCCAGCGGCGTGCGCGGCGGCCCCGAATGGCGCGCCTCGTATTTCAGCTCGTCATGGATGGCGAGCGTCATTGCGGCCAGGATGTGCGGCGCGTCGATCCGGGTGAGGCCTTCCAGGAAACGCCGCGACCAGGCGGCGAGCACGCCGTCCGGATCGGCATGGATCGGCGTCTTGGACGGCCCGAGATCCGGCTCGTCCACCCTGTCATAGGCGAAGGGAAAGGCGTTGGTGCCCTCGCGGTCGTCCGGCGCGTCGAGCGCGTGCTCGGGATGGTGCTCCAGCCGGTTGATGCTCTCGAACAGCAGCTCGCGCGCCCGGCTCTCGAACCGCGCGATGCCGATCGTGTTGCCGAAGGCGTCGTGGATGTAGCGGATCGAGGCCGGCTTGGGCGTGATGCGCAGCACCGATTCCAGCACATGCTGGTCGAAGCTCTCGCGCGGCCGGAACATCATGCGATGCTCGCCGAACGCGACGGGACGCGCATAACGGTAGCGCGTCAGATGACGCACGCTCAGAACGGTCACTTGTCGCCCACCCGCGATTCCAGCCGTCATCATGCGCCTTCGCGCATGGGCGACGGCGTGACGGAACGTCGCGCAACCGTCTTATGTGTTAACGCGCCTTGGCCTGGCGCAGGTCGGTGGCGATGTCCGCGACCTTGTTCTCCAGCGGCGTCGAGGCCAGCATCGCGTCGACATGCAGCTTGCCGAACAGGAAGTCGCGCAGCTCGGTGCCGCCGAGCTTGCGGCCCTCCGCCACCTTCACCTTCAAGGGATTGACCTGCTCGTTGTGCACCAGGATCTCGTAGTGCAGGTGCGGCCCGGTCGACAGGCCCGTATTGCCGCTATAGGCGACGATCTCGCCCTGGTGCACATGGCTGCCCGGATGGATGCCCGGCGCGAAGCGCGACAGGTGGCCATAGGCGAAGCCGTAGCCGTTGCCCATGTCGATGCGCATGTAGTTGCCGTAGCCGCTGCTGCGGCCGGCGATCTTCACCGTGCCCGCGCCCGAGGCCATCACCGGCGTGCCCACCGGCACCGCGAAGTCGATGCCCTTGTGCATGCGGCTATAGCCCAGCACCGGATGGAAGCGCATGCCGAAGCCGGACGAGATGCGCGCACCGTCGACCGGCGTCTTCATCAGCATGCCCTTGAGGCTTTCGCCATGGGCGTCGAAATATTCCGCCGGCTGGTTGGGATCGGGCTGGTAGCGATAGACCGCGTAGGTGTGCCCGCCGGTCTTCATCATCGCATAGTCGATATTGCCTTCGCGCGCCGGCTGTCCGTCGGGCGTGTAGTAATAGCTGTAATAGACCTCGAAGGTGTCGCCCGGCCGGATGTCGCGCTGGAAGTCGACCTTGTAGGAGAAGAGCTTGATCATCGCGATCGTGACGTCGGTCGGAATGCCGGCCTGGGTCGCCGCGAGATAGAGCGAGGAATCGATCGTCGCACCCGCGCGATGGGTGTGCTCGGTGAGCTGCTTGACGTCGTCCTGCGCCGCGAAGCTGTTGTCGGCCTGGCGCGCCACCGTGATCTCGTGCTCGACCGACGGCGAGAACGCGATCGACAGCAGCCGTCCCGCCGGCGTCGTCACCGGCGTGACGTCGCCGGAATCGGATGCATCGTCGTCGCTCGCGTCGCTGCCCGCCACCGTGACCGGCCGGCCGTTGACGTTGACGACGGCGGTATGCGGCTTCGCGGCCGCCGGCGGCGGCGCGGCCGGCTGCGCCACCGGCTCGAAGGTCGCGACGAAGCTCTGTCCGGCGCGCGCGTCGCGCAGGTCGTAGATCTTGGCGAGCGCCAGGACCGCGCCATTGGCGTCGTCCTTCGGCACGCCCGCGTCCTCGAGCAGCCCGACCAGCGTGTCGCCGGAATCCAGCGTCAGCGTGCGCGTCTCCGGCGCCGGCGCGCCGGTGTCGCCGGCCTCTTCGTCGGCGAGCGCGTTGTCGAGCTGCGCCGGCGGCGGCGCGACATGGCGCGCGGGCTGTCCCGAAACGAGATTGTTCCCCGCCTGCACCAGGTCCGAGAAAAGCCGATAAGGCAGGAACGTCGTCGACGCCTGCTGCGTTTTCACATGCAGCGGCGGCAATGCGCTCGCCGCAAGCCAAGCCATGGAGCCGGCGACAAGCCCGGTAATGGTGGTCGAGACCAGCGCCCAGCGGCCATCGGTGGTCGCGAGCGCCGACGTCGCTGCGTTGAGCGAGCGGCGCATGGCATCCAGGCGCATCGATAAAGTGCGATCCACGTCGGCTCCTGTCTTTCAGTGTCGACGCATATCCCGCGCCAACCCCAGCCCAGTGTTATGCCCCCAGCGCTCAGCCGGCGTGCAGGAAGCATATAGCCCGGCCAATTATAGGGCCGTCAACCCTTGCCGGCAGGTTAACGGTGCATTGACCAACCCCGATTCGGGAACTCGCGTTCGTGCGCGCCGATGTTTTCCTCCCCCAACTCTTCTTTCCTCCCCCGCAAAGCGGGGGAGGTGGCACGCCGAAGCGAAGCGAAGGCGTGACGGAGGGGGCCAGCCGCCCGCTGGCCCCCTCCGCCTCGCTGCGCTCGGCACCTCCCCCGCTTTGCGGGGGAGGAAAGAAAAAACCCGCATCGCTTGCGCGACGCGGGCTCTTTCGCCGGATCGGAAAATCAGAGCCGCACGAGAAGCGCTTCGGCGATCTTGCCGTGCACCCATCCGATGGCGCGCGCGACATGCAGCACCAGGAAGAACAGGAAGACGCCGATCAGCGCCAGGACCAGGAGGCCCGGAGCGGTGTGCAGGACGTGCTCGAGATAGGGCGCATTGCTGATCTGGATGTGCGATTCGCCGGTGACGAGGCCGTAGATCGAGCCCGCGGTGACGCCGAGCGACAGGGCGAGGCCCACCACGCCGACGACGAAATAGCAGATGCCGAGCGGCAGCATCAGCAGCATGTAGAACAGCGACGACCAGGTGCGGATGTCGCTGAACGCTTCCTTGATCTTGGAGAGGACGCCTTCGTCGGCCGAAGGGCCGGCGGGCAGGCGGCGCGGCATGCGCACGCCGAGCAGGGCCTCGACGATGCGGCCCTCGACATGGGCGAGCACGCGGACCGAGGCGATGAACATCAGCGCGAAGGGGATGCCGATGATCAGGATGAAGAGGCCGAAGGAAAGCGCGATGCCCGTCACCGCCCAGGTGAAATAGAAGATGCCGGTCGCCATCGACAGCAGCATGTAGAGCAGGGCGCCATAGGTGCGCGGATCGGACACCACGTTGAAGAAGCCGAAGCGGCGGTCGTCGCCTTTGGTTTCGGGCTGCGGGAACGGAGTGGAAATCGT from Rhizomicrobium sp. carries:
- a CDS encoding sensor domain-containing protein, which codes for MVMPAPPPETVNAYLIQLRRALKGAPAGLIADALADCEDHLNNEIAQNPELSETQILAGVIETYGTPAEIAEEYRDMEHTISTPFPQPETKGDDRRFGFFNVVSDPRTYGALLYMLLSMATGIFYFTWAVTGIALSFGLFILIIGIPFALMFIASVRVLAHVEGRIVEALLGVRMPRRLPAGPSADEGVLSKIKEAFSDIRTWSSLFYMLLMLPLGICYFVVGVVGLALSLGVTAGSIYGLVTGESHIQISNAPYLEHVLHTAPGLLVLALIGVFLFFLVLHVARAIGWVHGKIAEALLVRL